A genome region from Deinococcus sp. KNUC1210 includes the following:
- a CDS encoding Cof-type HAD-IIB family hydrolase — MLGLTCIDVDGTLVGSSNEVLPQVWDAAARAVAAGMHLCLCSGRPAFGKALGYARQLDPHGWHVFQNGASVVNMETGESMSEGLPHELVLELVEKSRRLGRILEVYTDSEYAVESTERMAVEHAALLGVPYVQRDPLSLSGQIVRAQWVVPIAETAAVLAEPHEGLSLHPAGSPAMPDTMFISVTREGVSKASAVRSVAAKYHLNLSDVMMVGDGENDVSVMNEVGHPVAMGNAVAGALAASRYTVGSVEDAGLVEALDLALNLERTEALPVG, encoded by the coding sequence ATGTTGGGTCTGACCTGTATCGATGTCGATGGAACCCTGGTGGGTTCGAGCAATGAAGTGCTGCCGCAGGTCTGGGACGCGGCAGCCCGGGCTGTGGCGGCAGGCATGCACCTGTGTCTGTGCAGCGGGCGGCCTGCCTTCGGAAAGGCGCTGGGATACGCGCGGCAGCTCGACCCGCACGGCTGGCACGTGTTCCAGAACGGAGCCAGCGTGGTGAATATGGAAACAGGCGAGTCGATGAGTGAGGGTCTCCCCCACGAACTGGTGCTGGAACTGGTCGAGAAGTCGCGGCGGCTTGGGCGCATTCTGGAGGTCTATACCGACAGCGAGTACGCGGTGGAATCGACCGAACGGATGGCCGTCGAGCATGCCGCGCTGCTGGGCGTGCCCTACGTACAGCGCGATCCGTTGAGCCTGTCGGGGCAGATCGTCCGGGCGCAGTGGGTGGTGCCGATTGCCGAAACCGCAGCGGTGCTGGCCGAGCCGCACGAGGGCCTGAGCCTGCACCCGGCGGGCAGCCCGGCCATGCCCGATACCATGTTCATCAGTGTGACGCGGGAAGGCGTGAGTAAGGCCTCCGCCGTTCGCAGCGTCGCCGCCAAGTACCATCTAAATCTCAGTGACGTGATGATGGTGGGCGACGGCGAAAACGACGTGTCGGTGATGAACGAGGTCGGGCACCCGGTGGCGATGGGCAACGCAGTCGCCGGAGCACTGGCCGCCTCGCGCTACACCGTGGGCAGCGTGGAGGACGCCGGACTGGTCGAAGCACTCGATCTGGCGCTGAATCTGGAACGGACCGAGGCACTGCCAGTCGGCTGA